In Seriola aureovittata isolate HTS-2021-v1 ecotype China chromosome 17, ASM2101889v1, whole genome shotgun sequence, a genomic segment contains:
- the unm_sa1261 gene encoding serine/threonine-protein kinase SBK1, with translation MQRIFKGTSVSRPALDPGPSRPATRMNSSTHGSRASIDILEELQLIAAQNLEKLDINKYYEVVRELGKGTYGKVDLVIHKIRGTKMALKFLRKKTTKLKSFLREYSISLYLSPCPFIINMYGIAFETDEYYIFAQEYALAGDLFDIIPPQVGLPETVAKRCVHQVAIALDYLHCKKLVHRDIKPENILIFDKECRKVKLSDFGMTRRAGSPVKRVSGTIPYTAPELCDTSRHEGFCVDYSTDVWAFGVLLFCMLTGNFPWEKAMPNDAFYEEFVRWQRRRTGTVPSQWRRFTDEALRMFRRLLSIEQERRCSVKEVFSYYNQCWMLDTENGNSSGGGLANSAPPLDISSSSSEEDVLVDRLKQQSLSPACVVAKGSIMMDTNYSSMSTNSSPSSTGSYERVNRENNERGRILVTTPIEICV, from the exons ATGCAGCGCATTTTCAAAG gaacatctgtctccagaccAGCCCTCGACCCCGGCCCCTCCCGTCCTGCCACAAGAATGAACTCCTCAACCCATGGCTCCCGTGCCTCTATCGACATCCTGGAGGAGCTCCAGCTGATCGCGGCACAGAACCTGGAAAAGCTGGACATCAACAAATACTATGAGGTCGTCCGGGAACTGGGCAAGGGCACCTACGGGAAAGTTGACCTGGTCATCCACAAAATCAGAG GCACAAAAATGGCCCTGAAGTTTTTGAGGAAGAAGACCACCAAGCTGAAGAGCTTCCTGCGAGAGTACAGCATCTCCCTCTACCTGTCACCCTGTCCGTTCATCATCAACATGTATGGCATCGCCTTCGAAACGGACGAGTACTACATCTTCGCTCAGGAGTACGCTCTGGCCGGAGACTTGTTTGACATCATCCCTCCACAG GTGGGACTCCCTGAGACGGTGGCTAAGCGCTGTGTGCACCAGGTGGCCATCGCCCTGGATTACCTGCACTGTAAGAAGCTGGTCCACAGGGACATAAAGCCCGAGAACATCCTCATCTTTGACAAAGAGTGCAGAAAGGTCAAGCTGTCGGACTTTGGCATGACACGGCGTGCCGGCTCTCCGGTGAAGCGCGTGAGCGGTACAATCCCGTACACGGCGCCCGAGCTGTGCGACACCTCGCGGCACGAGGGCTTCTGTGTGGACTACAGCACGGATGTGTGGGCGTTTGGTGTGTTGCTCTTTTGCATGCTGACAGGAAACTTCCCCTGGGAGAAGGCCATGCCGAACGACGCCTTCTACGAGGAGTTTGTCCGCTGGCAGCGTCGCCGGACGGGCACGGTGCCTTCACAGTGGCGCCGCTTCACCGACGAAGCTCTGCGGATGTTTCGCCGGCTCCTCTCCATCGAGCAGGAGCGTCGCTGCTCCGTCAAAGAAGTCTTCAGCTACTACAACCAGTGCTGGATGTTGGACACGGAGAACGGGAACAGCAGCGGTGGAGGTTTGGCGAACAGCGCTCCTCCTCTGGACATCAGCTCGTCGTCGTCTGAAGAAGACGTGTTGGTGGACAGACTGAAGCAACAGAGCCTGTCACCTGCCTGTGTGGTGGCGAAAGGGAGCATCATGATGGACACCAACTACTCCTCCATGTCCACTAACAGCTCGCCGTCCTCCACCGGCAGCTACGAGCGGgtcaacagagaaaacaacgAGAGGGGACGCATCCTGGTGACCACACCCATCGAGATCTGTGTGTAG